The Oryza glaberrima chromosome 5, OglaRS2, whole genome shotgun sequence DNA segment ATCTCCTCCTTGTTTTCACTTTCCAATGATCCAATCCATGCATAGCAGTAGGCCAGTGTAGAATTGATGATTGTGTTCCAGTTAGAAACTGCAAATTTATTGATTTGTAactgattttttgtttttgtttttgaaagtAACACATGTGTACTAAGTAGGATGCGCAGACTGGATGATTCACAAGAAAACACAAGaagattctctcttttttctccttaGCATATTATTGATTCAACAAATATGGCCAATATTGCATCATTTTCAATTAAGGATTGCTTGACTTAATCTTACCACATGTAGGGACCACTGCCATGTCTTGTCCCTCTTGGGCATCACATCATTCAGAAGAATGGATTCAATTGTGTGTGTTTCTCATGGATGAGGAAGTCAGAAGTTTTACTTGATCCATTCATTAAATGTTGTACCGTTAATAATGCATCATTCAGATAGTACTTGCTTGACTTGATCTTACCACAGCTAGCTGGAGACAATTTGCTCAATTTTGAGGCATCAAATCAGATAGAAACATGGTCTgacttgtttttattttcattaacTGCAGATAGAGGCTGTAAACATAAATGTGGATGAAGTTTCAGAATGCAGACACGCACTGCAAAGAAGAACAATTAACTGAAAACAAAATGGTATCTTTTTGACAGGAACAGTGTGCAGCTGAATGATCACTTTCATCATCGTACTTGTAAAATGCATTCCATGCAAAGCCTGAAAACAACAAAAGATCCATGGATTAACAACCTTGCAGCTACAAGGTTCCTATCAATTTTTAGTTGATTTGGCATTACGCTCTAGTTAGCATAAGCACATCAGTTACTGACCAATGTCGTCTTGTGCAATCTTCCTAGTACGCTTAAGCTTAATCATTAGATCTTTTCCTGttacaaaattacaaaaagACCAAAAGTGACAGTGTATTTGTTACAACATCATACACTTTTCTCCACTTGAGCTTAAGATACATCTCCGATCTCATCAGAGAGACAGAGACTAGATTAAATTCCATGATAAAAAATATCTTGGAACATGGTTGCAATTATATTTGGAACATCTGCTATTTGAGAtggaaaaagaggaaaaagcaACAAACGTAAAGTTGTCAAGTTGCTGCACAAATGTCTTCGTTATAAATCTGTAATGACTCTTCAGAATGGATTAGGTTTGGAAACAGAGTAATTTATACTGAGGATTACACATGCAACGTACCTAATTCATTTGACAAATTCAGAGGCTTATGAACTCATGATGGCGTCAACGCTATGGAAGTATGAATACAAACATTACAAGTCTTGTTCTCATTTTTCTTCTGTACTTGTAGTAGATCGTCACCATGAAAAACTCCTCGGATGCACTGAATCATAAGCCTGATTATTGCATAATATGAAATACACGTATCTTCCCCCAcatcttaataaaaaaagatgGGCAAATCTCATGCATATTCTAAAAGagggcattttttttctcaaaaaaaatcaaattatgcAATAATTAGGCTTGTGATTGTAATCCTCAGGCTTATAATTCTAAACACGTGTATAAGAACAATTTTCCTTATTATTTAGCGCATTGGTGAACTGTCTTTCAAACTCTTAATCAACACTTACTACCATAATAAATCCATTTTGTATCTTGCATTGTAAGCACGAAAGGTGAAACTGTACAATGATATTGGTCTTCAGCTGCAAATTAAATACACCTGTCACTTGAAATTCCACTCAAAACAGTTTTCAAAAATTGATGTGTTACTAATATAAGTCCATCATTAAACCTCAGCAAAGGTGGCAAATTAAATCATTTCTTGTGCAATTGATCTTTAGTCTTTTGTAGCAAATGCTTGCCTTGGCAACTGGTTAAAGCATCCAGCATTTCCAGCTAGTTCAtcactactgctactactacattGGAGTGAAACATGGGTCCATCACACATGTTGATTTTGCATCACatgatgagctagctagctggtccTCTCAAGAGCATTAACTTCAGTGTCTTCCCTGCTGTTTCTCCAACTACTTTATGCCTCTCAGATGGGGCAAAGCAAAGCAACCCTGCAGCATCATGTAATGGCCAGTGGGCAATGCATCATCCATGGCAACATGGCATTTCAATTCttctgaagaagatgaacagaGCAGTGAATTCATGTTTCAGATATATTAAATATTCAGTACTAATCAtcgcaaaaaaatatatattcagtaCTAACATCTTGTTGTAATTGGATCCCATATATGTCATATGTGCTAATTCAATCAGATATTGCAATTGCATGAATGGTGCAATTAAGAGCTCAAGCTGTTAATTTGACTATAGGTCAATGCTTTGGGTGAAGGGTTTTAGGAGTTAGAGAAGTCCAGAGTGGGTGACATGAGAAAGTGACTGCAAACTCAAGCCAAATTCAGAGCTATAACTGTCTGAATAGTACACACTTATCAATGAAGCAATCTATTAAGCATGCATGGTATATAATCATACAAAAGAGAAGTTTCAGCTAAAATCTCCAGTCCAAATCAACCTTTTAATTAAGTCTGGTCTTCTCTTTTCAGATTCTGAAACTGCAAAAAAGAAATCAGCACAGCTTAACCACTACTGTCCTCTTCTTGGTAGCATCATCCAGGAACATTGGACTGGGTAAACAAGCTCTCCCTTTCTCATGACCATCAGAAAAGAAGTAACTAAACAAAAATTAAGACACACTGATTAATAATCACCAAGCTGGAAGTCCAAGAAACAATGTCCAAGAGGGCAAAACCAGAGCCTCTGAAGAATCTTAAATTGGCTATGTGCCACTTATATTTAAATATGCATCCTAGTTCAGAGCTCCATGTTACCATGTTGCACTCCTCTTCATGCAAGTTGCAGATAACAAATAAGTGCAGATTTATGACAGAGATATGACTTGTATGAACCACGAGCCTCTCAGACAGGGCATCAATCCTTAGATTTGTACTTAATTTTCTCTCAAGATTCGTTAATGGCTTCATTGGGTCCTGTACTCCAGTAAAACTATGTATGTCCAGTTGACTAAAATTTGTGAAAACTCACCCAGAAGACTCCAAGTAAACTACTgataaattcacaaaaaaaaatacagtttttctacaacatatataattaactaaTTACCGACGACTCGAAGTCgaaatatatatctattttttatgCATAAATTTTCTATGAACTTGAGAAGAGGAGAAAATTTAGATCAAATCTATTCTGCTCATCGTCACCATATCCATGGTAATGTACCCATCAACTTTTGGAACAACTGAACAAGCACACATATTTTcaggacatgcatgcatgaccgTATAATATACGTATACGGCTACAGAGAAATACGTACACGGCTAAAACCTTACACTTAATTACTTCTCCTCCATATTATCACGTAGAGTAAGTACGTACATGTTTGTACTATGGCGTACAAAATGCAAAGAACACCCCGGAAAAAACGCAAATTAGATAGCAGTACATACTAGCGGCCAGCGTGCATGTGCAGCGGAGGGATTTaatacgccgccgccgccgccggcggcgcgccgccgtggccgccggaCTTGTGGCCGACGACCGAAGACAGCGCGTTCCTGACGGCCACCGCGACGCCGCACCCTTTCACGAGCCCCCTCTCGCACTCGCGCTCCATGCCGAAgcacctcgccgcggcggcgtcgtcgtaggcggcgccggcggagcacGCGCGCGTGTGGTGGGAGCGCGCCACCGCCATGGGGGACGCCTGGTGCACGGTGAACACCGGCGACATCGACacggacgacggcgaggagtaggaccacgacgaggaggaggaggtggagcacggcgacgtccggcgccacggccgccggAACATGGCGCCGaggacgccgcgcgcgccgccggcggaccAGCCGCGCCTCCTGGAGCCGgacgaggcgccgccgccgccgccgcctttcttGCCGGCGGAGGCGTAGtacgagggcggcggcgtgagcggcgggagcacggcggtgGAGGGCGAGCTCTTGGGCGTGCCGGGCTGCGACTCCCACAGGAACGGTACGGATCCCGCCGACGCGACGCCGTAGTACACCCTGAACGACggcacggcgagcggcgccgccgccgccgccgcctccttggaCATCATCCTCGAGTAGAGCTTGCTCCCCTCCTTCACATACACCTCCTCCTTGCCGTTCGTGCTCGCCATAGCAGCCACCAACACACTCACACTAAGCTAGCTCTTCACTCTCTTCTTGGCTagcttagagagagagagagagagagagagagaaggtgttCTTGGGTAGATGTAGAGAGAGgaagtgaagaagaagaagaagctgccACTTAAGAATGAGAGGAAGCTAGCTAATAGGCAGTGGCAGCAACAACTATAGCAACTGTGAATGTGTCATCTACTTATCTCTCATCTCATCTgctatttgtaattttttttttctctgaaacaAAGGCAGCTAGCCGGCTACTAGTACTCCGtactaccattttttttaatctcgaGAGAGATCCCTCGTTTTTTACATGTCTCACATAAATAGTTATAAGTAAATTGAAAGAAAATGATAACATAAATTTATGCTTGATATATTATTACACAAATATAAAAGTTGAAATTCGACTTCTATATGTGCATACTAGTTTTAGTTTAATTTATACTTTTTCTACatcttgtagaagttaaatgtggaaaaacaatgtttgtggagtgatactatcagtttattttttttacaacttgtagaagacGAATTTCAATTTATATGTTTATGCAGCGATATATCGATCTTATGTTAATCGATTTGTcttgtatttttcttcttctttttttattgacTAAATAGTGTTTTATAAGAAATGAGATGATATGCTAAggttctgtttagattccaacttttttatttaaacttctaacttttccgtcacatcgaactttcctacatatataaacttccaacttttccgttacatcgttctaatttcttcaaactttcaattttaacgtggaactaaacacagcctaaggatAGCCTAAGGGTCCCAACTACGACTATAggagattaatccatttttcaagtttataatatgtcagtttttttttctgaaacatgCTAtggcagcagcatcagcagctaGCCACTACTTGCAATTACAAGCAGAGCAGAAGAAGGACGTGGTAGCTGTCTCCTTCTtgctgatctctctctctctctctactctatctctctctggggatagagagagaaactaaAGTGAAATGCATGCATGAGATGAGCTGACTTTTGCAATGGACCAACCAGCGTCTGACAAGGCGATTTAAGCAGGCATAATTAAAGGTTAATAAAAGAAGGAGACAGTTATGGATTGCGGCTTGCTGTTGTAAGCATGAGAGGAGgtaattcagaaaaaaaagtgtCTGAGAGACTGAGATATTGTGTCTCCCTGCTTCTCTTCTCAGCAATGTCGTCGCACACAGTTGTATTGTGCACGATGTTCAATATGCTAATCGCGCTTGCTAATTGTTTACTTGGAAGCAGTTGAATCGTGTTGATATTAAGCAAGTGATTGcatatatttatgcattgcaagagTTTATAAGGGAAATGTAATGATgtgaaaaatataatatgcTGGCATGCATGGCTTGATGATCAAATATATGGACTATCTAGTTCAGTGGCCGTAccatattttgatagttttaatgtaaaatttaatcTCTTTTATCTATGGTAGGaggtactaaaattttgatacgtCTTAATACCTCTCAAGTACCATAAAATTTCAAATCCAGTTTTTCAGTCACCTCAAAATACCACaacacccccctccccctcgtCGCAATCCCTCAAACTTAATGATCATATCATGTTTTAAATATATTGCGAGAATGTGAGTTGAAACTATTTTATTCATGCTTAGATTATTCGACCCAAACTTTGTTAAATCAAAATGTACCTATTTGAATTCGACACTGAGAGAGACTTTGAAcatcatattaattatttagAAGTGTTGATATATGGCGCCCATGCACAAGCAACCTGATCCTCAGATAGATATGGCTTTATAATGAAGGATAATTATGGcgatttatatatttattgttgTTGCCACCGCTTGACAACGACTTCTTTCAGATGATGCGCACCTTAATATCTAGTAGCTCGTTAGCGTCACATTGCACAACAGCTTCCcctttatttcttttatcaagTCCTAAACTCTTGCAGTACATAATTTGTTGCCATCTCAACATTTCAGAAATGTAAAATGATGAAACATCAATTCTTCTTAATTTAGCATGAAAAACTGAAATTATAGAGAGAATTCTAATTAGGCTGCTAATATTTCGGTAGCTAGCTCttattagagcatctccaacataCTAGCCAAAATTTGCTAGCCCTATCTCCAATTGGCTAGCATCTTTGCAAGATTCATTTCTATATACATTTCCTATGCACTCGAACAAACTAGTCAAATCTGACTATTCGCATGAATTAGAGCATGTCCAACAATTCCCCTAAATCTCTTTTCTAGAATCATATGGAAATATCCTTAACTCCAAGAGATACCCTAATTTGAGttcctaaaataaaaataaaagtgggCTACCCTTCCCTCCTATGCGTTGTGCGATCTCCTGCAGGTGATGCGCAATTCCTCCTTCTCTTTGCACAATGCGGAAGAAGGAACTGCAAGCGAGGAATCGAGAGAAATCATGCTTCCGAACTTGTGGAGATCGAATTTGATAGGGAAAGGAACTCCAATACAGATGGTTAGGAGACCTATTGGGGGTGATTATTTTCACCTAAAAGCCCCTAATTTTAAGGAGTAGCTATTCATTCTCTGCTGTGGAAAATCGAGATGGTTAGTGGGGGAGAATGACCAAATTTGGCTAGTTAGCTAGGGAAGAGATTTGACTAGTGGATTAGGATAGGTAATTGATATCATCCTATACTTAACTAGTCTATTGGAGCacgtttttgtttgtttatccACTTTTAGAGATATATATAGCCTGTTAGTTAGTTCTTTTAGATGCTCTTCATTTCTATATAAAGAGTACAATGTgtctaaacatatataaaaaaaatgtaagattAGAAGCCTGACCTATTACCCagacaactactccctccgtcccaaaaaaatcaaattctggTTATGTATCTGAAAATAGACAAAGTCAGaagttggcttttttttttttatggagggagtagacaaGCACGAAGGGCAACAAGACAAAACATCAAAAGGGTAGCTGCTAAAGAGACAATAATCTATAGCTTGCTGTGGCTTGCTGCTAACTCCAAACATTTGCCTTACCTTGTTGCGGGTTATACTCGCTTCCTGTTGTACTGATGCAAATTAATAATGCAATGTTACGACACAAAAGTACATCATGACCCATGCATGCTTAGCCTATGGCTGATCTGCATGAAAATATCGAtatcacactttttttttctgaaatgacTATACCGTCGTCATGCATTTTCCAGATCTACGGATCTACTAGCTATTCCCTTGCTCTacatgatcatcatataattttCAGCAAGATTAAAGAAAACTTAACTTTTCtatatctatactcctttattaaaaaaaactttatatagtGACAGCAAATCTCTATCACTGCAACCCCCACCACTCaataatattttgatatttCCCCTCGTATTATGTAACAGTTTAGTGTTTGTTTTAAATAAGTgaatatcatatatttaaataagcaAACAAGTGATACTACAATACttggtaaaaaataatttttgtctattattattattattattactattattattatcattattattattattattatatattgtttcaCAGAATTAACTTCTTCACCGTACAGCAGGTGGTCATCTAGccagaaaaataattattttgacaGCAAAAATAGACGTGTACCATGATCTACATGTAGCCTGTGCTGCCTGCCCACGAAGCACGCGGATGCATGCATCCGTGTCCCACGCAATGGGGCACACACATGCACATTACCTGCAAGTGAATTTAGTAGCATGAATGCATACATGTAATTCACTGTTCCCATGCATGGGCATAATTGAATTAAGTTGTCCCTGGTCCAGCAATATAAAGtagttttggtttggtttgggttAGGAGGTACCTTTTGTGGGTGTGGACCAACTGAaatttagtttttctttcttcttgagaaaAACAATAGTTTATTTGGTAGAACTAGAATAGGTCGAGGGGTAATTAACTATCTATAGGTTTATAACAACCATACCAAATTATCGGTGTTGCCAGAAAAATTCGGTGCTCATATGGTTTGCAACCAAAATTTCGGCATTTGTTTTAACATCGCGGACAAAATTAGCACCTACTTACTTGTgccaaaaattttggtaacaaTTCGAACATGCAcgagttaccaaaatttttggcAATGACTAGATCTTtccattgccaaaaaaaaaaaaaagcaagactAAGAATTGCAGTAATCCAAACATGTCCTTTTGAATGTCCTATTTCCCAAACAGTGGATCTGATTATAAATGTTTCTCAAAGGACCAGCGGGATAATACATTTCGTGTTAGGACTCAGTATCATTCAATTTcttcacttttttttccttttcccattcTGAATAATACATTAATACCCATCTATTGGTCACAGGTTGGATTGGCCATGGTCGTCAGGTGAGATAAATAAAAGAGGTGGCTGTCCTATGTCCTCTAGGTTTGAATTTAATTACAGGATTCGATTTTAGGTGGCTAATACCTTTCCTTGATTAATGCTAAAGCTAGATGATACTTTGACAGAATCTCAAAAACGAACACGGGAATGAAACAAAATACAGCTGCAAAGTCTGGCAAGTTAATTATACCTGAGTTCCATTCGTGAACGTTTCTTCAAGCTCTTATATTTGTGGCATTGCGTGATCCGTTTTATGATCTGTCGTCAATGTTTGTAGATCTGCATGTATAATCATCGTATAGTTGCTTTTGCATCCtacttttgccaaaaaaaaaaaggaattaaaaGGGGATCGAAAAGAGAAAGCAGCAATGAGTCGACAAAGGTTGAGTTGACAAAGAAATTaaggagggagaaaaaaagTATGGAGACGTGCAGTAGTGCTGAATTAGACAGTAGGAACACAACGATAATGATTGTTCTGCACAAAAAAATGATTGTTTTTAAGACAGTAGTAGCAGAAGCTTAATTGTTTTGGATTCTTCGGGTTGCTGAATCTTGGATCGCCGCCAAGGCCACGCTGATTGATACAGGCTGAGTTAAAATTGATTGATTTAGACAGTAGTTGATTTTTATCGTTTggacgcttttcaaactactaaaatttagtatgtgttttaaaataatttttatatttatatggaagtttatttaaaaaagttaaagaaatctattttttaagtttataccTAATTAATAACTCATCTCGCCTTAAAGTGAATGATAGGGATGATTATGTTCtttctgtcaaaaaaaatgaCATTTTTCATGTTACGACTGAATTGGACTGGTGGTATTCCTActgaagttctgaacttttGTCACTTCAGTTTGGTGTCAAAATTCGACCTGATCTGCACAGACCCATGCATGCAGGTCAACTTTACTTTGGTTTATgtcaagagaaaaaaatggaaaaacagAAAATCACTTCCATAAAATGATATATCGTGCACGGACAGTTTACTTAAATTCCTATGCTAGTGTTATACGGCCCAACTAGAAATTAAGATGATTATATATTAGGCTTTAGGTTCCTCTGCCAGTTTTAATGGTAGATGACTATATGGGCCCAAACTTAAatgtttttctttcccttttaatttcttttctgcTTTTTCAAAAGTGCAGTAAGGGTTTAGGGCAAGGGATTTGCTGATATTTGTACTGCGGGTTTTTGCAGCCGCTGCAACTGGAAAAGAACTTGTTCCAATAATACAAAACCAATAGtagtataatactccctctgtattttaatgtataatgccgttgactttttaaccaattattcgttttattcaaaatttttgtgaaaatataaaaatatatatgtcatgcttaaagaacatttgatgatgaatcaaatcaCATTAAagtaaatgataattacataatttttttaataagacgaatggtcaaaccttaaaaaaaagtcaacggtgtcatattaaaatatagaggcAGTAGTTATTTTCGGTGGTGTACAGTTCTTGGCCACGGCAATCAAGCCATGCAT contains these protein-coding regions:
- the LOC127772948 gene encoding uncharacterized protein LOC127772948 — protein: MASTNGKEEVYVKEGSKLYSRMMSKEAAAAAAPLAVPSFRVYYGVASAGSVPFLWESQPGTPKSSPSTAVLPPLTPPPSYYASAGKKGGGGGGASSGSRRRGWSAGGARGVLGAMFRRPWRRTSPCSTSSSSSWSYSSPSSVSMSPVFTVHQASPMAVARSHHTRACSAGAAYDDAAAARCFGMERECERGLVKGCGVAVAVRNALSSVVGHKSGGHGGAPPAAAAAY